gctggggggAATCCGGCCGCCCTGCAGAGACTCTACGTGAAGGAGTTCTTCATGAACCATGAGACGGGTGAGCCTCTGGACCATTCGAAGATGTATCTGGATGACTATACTTCCAACGAGAATATGAGCATCGAAGAGGCGTTTGGGAAACTGAGCAAGGATGCGCAGGAGATTAAGATAATAATACCCCAGCGAGAATTCTTCGTATCGCGGCTGAACGATCTTCGAAGGGCCAAGATGGCCGATGAGCTGGAAAAGACGCAGCAGGCTACAAGCCAGGCTCAGGCAGCCGAGGAGCGGATATCGGGTGATGAGCTCTACAACCTGCCTCCATGTTCAGTGTGCGGAAAGGTCGTGGACACAAATGACGTCTTCTCTTGCACCGTATGTCAGGCCACCGTGCAGATTGGAGGCAACCAGGGACTTACGGTTTACTGCTCTGAAGAGTGCTATGACGCTGGACACGTATGTATTTCTCCAATCCCGTAGACACCAACTCTACGAGTAACCTGCTAACTCTCTTTCTGCCCAGGCCAAGCACGTTGATGAGATGCATCGCTGCCATGCCGGAGACAACTGCGTGCAGAACCGCGATACTggaccagaagaagatgttgtaATGGAAGATGAGGCTGCACTCGACGCGTTTGCCTGCAAAGACTGCGTGGGCCTGAAACGGCTGACACTGTTCTGCTCAGAACGCTGTGCGTCTGAAAACATTGCTAGACACCAACATGAGGAACATGAAACCAAGATAGAGGCGGACGCGGCTTCCAGCTGGGTGAGTTCGTTGTCTCACGAGATCGAATCGATCCTCCAGCGGGAGAATCCAGGGATaaagatggtgttgatgtgaTGGGATGGCggcgttctttttttgtatatTGCAAGTGTAATAGTATATaattatcatcatcacgagATATCTGGCTGCTAAAGGCTTATCTATCAATATACCTGCTTCAATTTTCTTGGCATGCAATTTGGacaaacaaaagaaacagcTGTTTTGTTCTACACACATGACTACTACCAAGTTGTTTGTCCATGAAGCTCTTCTAACAGATGGAATGCAAGGCTGCTATAGTATATAAGCCACTCTAATTAGCGTGGTTCGCAACGGGTTCTATGGTCTAACGGTTATGACTCCGGATTTTGATTCCGGCAGCGAGGGTTCGACTCCCCCTAGAACCTAACCCGTTATTATTTTTTCaatctttgtctttttgctttttgcaaTGTTTCTTCTACTTACGAGCAATTGATTCCACAGAATGGCATTTATTGTTTCGAATAGACCAAGTTATCCTCGACAATGGCTGGAGGCTGGCCTTTGCCTCTTGAGGCTAACGCACGATCCGTCTGTGATGTAAACACAATAAATGCATGAGTGAATGCCAAATGGCTTCTCTATTGTATCGTGGCTATCATAGACATAACTTTCTAGTAAGCTTCTATACATGTATCTACATGTctaatttttattttgttcTCTCATCATATCATTCAGTTTTCAGTCTCTCGACTGCTTCCCTTTTCACTCGAGCTTCCCTTTTCGCTCGATCTATCCTCCTCTTTACCCGCAGCTCCCTCGCTTGCGGAATCGACTAGTCCATATCGAAGGGCATATTCTTCCACCTCTGCGTGAGAAAGATAaggcagctccttggcagccttgacgTACGACATGTTCTCGACATGGCCCTTGGCGAAGATGATATCAATCTCTTCCAGAGATCTGTTTGCGGTCTATACTGGTTGTTAGCGGGAGGGAAGCAATGCTTGATATACAAAGAGCCACATACCTCTGGGTAGAAGAAATAGAGAACGGGGAAGAAGCAAGCGTTTACCACGGCAAAGAACAAATAAGTTCCCCAGCCAATTCGGTTGATCATGATTGGGGTGATCATGACaatgaagaagttgaagagccaGTTGGTACATGTCGAAACAGCATTTGCCTTTGCGCGAGTCTTGATGGGACTGATCTCGGCAGGGTAaagccaaggaagaggaagccagGTAGCTCCAAACGAGGCGATGTAAGTGAACAGACCGACGGCAGCTCCCTTGGCCGCGTTAGGATTTCCCGGGATCAGGCATGCGAAAGTCAGGACCATGGAAAGCATCTGGCCGGCCGTTCCCCAGAGGAAAAGCTTCCGGCGTCCGACTCGCTCAATGATGAACCAGGACACAGTGGCAAAGGCGGAGTATACAATCATGTTGACACCGCCGAGCagcatggccatgttgtGAGACTCGCCAATGGAGTTTTGGAACAGGATGGGAAAATAGTAGATGACGGCGTTGCAACCACCGACTTGCTGCATGAACTGGGACGAAGCGCCGAGCAACATGCGTCGGAAGTGCTGCGTCTTGCCGTTGGTGAAGAGGGCCTTGACGGGCGTGCTCTTTTGGCCGGCGAAACCCGAGGCTCTGATGGAATCGAGAATAATGTCTCGCTCCGTCTTGGTCTCTGGGCTGTCAACTTCATATCCGCGGAGGGCGGCAATGGttctctcagcctcttcataTCTTTCATGTGTGAGAAGCCATCGGGGACTGTCAGGAAGCCAGATCATTGCTGTGCTGAAGAGCAGGGCGAAGGTGATTTGGAAAGCAATGGGGAATCGCCAAACCAGGTCGTCAGGCCCGTACGATGCGCCGTAGTCGATCCAGTATGCAATCAGCGATCCAAAGGCAATGATGCCTCCTTCGATACAGATCAGAAGACCACGGTTAGACGTCTTGCTACACTCGGCTTGGTACGTTGGGACGGTTGAGGTGTTGATGCCGTTTCCAACACCGGTGACGATGCGGCCGATGATGAACTGCGCCAGCTGGGCATGGCCGCGCATGGGTGTAACTTGAATAATGGTTCCGAAAATCATGATGATACCACCGAGGATAATGGCACGGCGACGACCGAGCAAGTCTCCAACCGCAAGGATGAAAACAGCGCCTATCAAACAGCCAATCTCGTAGATGGCTGTCACCAGACCCTGCATGGTAGAATCTCTAGTGGCGGGAAAGTAGTCGTTGAATACCGGGGAGGAAATGATACCGCTCATAACACCCTGGTCATAGCCaaagagaaggaaagcaGTGGTAGCGATGGTTGAGACGGCCAGGGAGAGAGGCCGCCCCGAAAGGCCAGCAAACGTAGGAGGCGCCATGATGGATTATCTCAAGACATACAACATATGCTATGCCTACGGTATAATACAGAGCAGGCGTTTTGTGCTCGGCTTGAATAATGGGGGATCGAAACCTGGAGGAAACATGGGGTTGAGCATGGTGTTATATATACCCATGTATACAATTTGATATACGGGATAATACTTGGTTTGAGTCCTCTGAGGCTCGAGTCGGTCAAGATTTCCTGATCTGTCCAAAACGGCGTGTTATCCACATGACATCATAATCGTCCGAAACAGCTGGATCGTCGTGTTGAAGCAGATTGCAAAGAGTCCTAGTCCGAGGCACGAGAATTCACAAGGTGGGTCGGAGTGACGATCGAGCGGAGCCGCAGACAGAGGTTGTGTGAGTTGCAGCGGCCAACGAGATGTGCTCTTTTCACCTTTCCAGTACAGGATCTTCATGATTGTTTCACGCAATATGCGGGCAGATGGAGGTGTTTGACTCCAGAAGCCCGGTTGAGTGGTTTTATCCAGCTGAGTTGGGGGTTCACACCCGTGCCACTTTCTAGATTCTCTTTACACAAGTCAGCTCTCTTGTTAGCAAAATCTTGCTCAAATGATTTAAATTACTACTAGTATTCATACTATCTTCAGCTCAAATCGTCGATATAAAACACAAGCCAGTGCGTAAATAATATATGGGCTGGATAGGAATAGCCTCGAGCCGGTGGCAGATACACGTACCCGGCTCTCGACTACCGGAACCTCACCGGCACATTTGAAGAACGGTTCCAGTTTTTGGGCTGCCTGGCTCCCTCAAGTCAGCACTTGAGTGGCCCAGTTAAAGCGAGTCATTTTGCGACGGGAAACGATATGCATACTGGGATCTTCCACCCGCTTTGATTCGTGCGACTGCTGGGAAAGGGATACCGAGTGTCGATCAGCACATGCAAATCGGGGCCGCAAACCCGAGAAACGAGGGTCTGCGAGGCTGCAAAATTTCGATAGCCCGTGTGGTCTCCgctgagatggagagttTGTGGTGCTCTTGAAGCACATGGCTGTGGCCAGAATAAGGGTTTTCCTGGAGATAGTTCCCGGACTTCTATTATATGGAGGAGCCCATGGGGTCtgatggcaagaagacggGGAAAGGCACTGACTCTCGTCCAGGTGCCCAATTAACGATGCACTAGTAATGAGAATATTAGAACTTGAATTCATTGAATCGTCTATACAATACATTCAAGAATTTCGATATCTGAGTTTACATCACTCGAACTTGACTCTAATACTCAGCTCCAAGAGCCTCATTCTTGGCAATTGCTGATTTCAAAACACACGTACCCACCCAACAATCCACATCACTCCAAACAAGCAAGACAGAAGCCACGATGagaatttttaaaaactCTTCAGTATTTGTTTTGCCGCTCTTTATCCAATAAAACAACCGTCATTGGCCTGAACATTTCGTAAAAACTCTTCAAGTTTCGCAGGTCCAATGTTTTTTTCCCTATTCAGTAAACCCGCGCCAAGATTATGACATCGTTGTGGATCTACACCAAGAATCGCTGTCTCGGACCAAGATCCACAAATACGCCGGAACCGAATATCGGGACCGACTTGGCAACTTGGTTCACCGTTCAGACCTGAGATGGGACTTTTCTTTCAATGCTGTATGTGATAGGGCAACTCTTATCAATGGGTCGGCGAAACGAACCATCTAGAATGATAATACTCGGTTAGCACTGGGATACTAGGTAGTTTGACTGTCCCGAGAATGATACAAGTTGACCTACCCTACATCAATCAAGTAATTTTATgtaaaagaaggaagaggatatAACTGACAATGAAATGATTTAATGAAGCATGAAACAACAAAATTCAAACAAGTCAAGTACTGTAAAAGGAATGGTCTCATGTTTtggtatttattattatgtACATTGAACGCTGCTAGCCTGAATACGCCGTGTCGTTTGTATCATTTCTCGTGATGCAAATCATGTGCTGGCTATATCCAGCAAGCTCGGGTCAAGATGATGTGCATCAAAGGGTTTGATAAGGAGAGTAAAATCGCAAAGATAGAATGAGAAACAGCaggataagaaaaaagagaagacacAATAGATGGCATGATGGACAGCGAAAAAAAGCAAGCTCACATTGAAAAGGATATAGTAACATAAATCCGTTTCATATGTTTGCTTACTTCTTGGAACTGCCATACCAACTAAATATGTCATTCGCTTAAGATGGTGGATATACGTAATAGAAAGCCTTGTGAATTCCGCTCAGGAGTTATGGATAGTAGCCTCACTGCTATTCTCTCAGAGACGTTCCACAACAACTAGACATTTTATCACCATGCGTTGCGATCCCAGTTTGGGTCTATAAATATTCATTTTCCTCAGTCAGCTTCAACACGCTCTCAGAGAGTAAAACAAACAACTTGACATACCCTGAACAAACGCGGCCAGCACCTTGCTACCGGTCTGCAGCAGCGGATGCCCCACGACAATCTTGAGGAACTTTTCCAGGCCGGCTCGTCGGTTCTCGATGACATCGTCGCTGAAGCGGTTGGTGAAGACCTTGCCGGGCAGCGGCGGGATGGTCACGCGGGCGCTCTCGCGCTCGAGGATGTCGCGGAAGTATTCAAAGTCGGAGTACCGCCTGCGCACGCTGCTCTGGCGCAGCTTGAAGGCGGGGATGTTGGTGCGGCAGAGGATCTCGTAGTCGGTGTACATGGACCGTCCCATGCCGTGGGTTCGAGGATTCCGTACCTGTTGGCCGCAACACAGAGGAGCATTAGTAATGCCGTATGTATGATGAtagtgacgatgatgatgcatccaGACAGAGCCCATGTCCTCTTGTCCATGTCCTGTTGCCACCCCTTCACTGCCCGTATTTTTTATCTCTCTGCCCCTTTATTGTGTCGAATCCGCGCTCTTAAACTACAATGATGTGCTGCTGTCCAATTTTCCTCACCTCAATCTCGAGAAAGTTCTCTGGCGGACCGTAGATCTCGTCAAAGCTCTGCTGCCGCGTGTCTGGCATGGACTGCATGATGGGCCGATGCAGATCCGGCGACTTGCGGGCCGCCTGCGCGGCGTCCTGATTGTCCGACAGTTTGGCGGTGGTATAAGGGTGATGGCTATGGCTCGAGATATGCGCGCGCACGCGatagatagagagagatcgCCTTCTGTACAAAGGGCGAGCTCGAGCTTCGATTTTTTGGgttcgaagaagaggaagaacgAGGACAAGCGACTCCGCTCCGTATCGCCGGGCCGCACAGCACCTTGCCAAGCTGCTTGGGGTCGAGTCGAGAAATGCGCTCGATCGTGTGATGACCAGCCTTGGGCCAAAAGGTGGAGAGTGACGAGATAAATAATGCCTGCTTTGCACAATCGCGGGAAGCTGAACAAGGTGGGGTTTGCAGTTGCTGCTGTTCACGTGGGGGGGAAGCTTCCATGTTCCCCACCAGTTCTACGGGGGAACCTTCAGTTGCAGTGCAGATTGTCTCATTTGATTGCCTTGTGATAAGCATCAAACTTGACGAGCAGCTCTAATTTATTGATTATCGTGATGACGCATGGGGAATGATTGGACTCAAGTGCTGCTGCCTTTAGTAATTAAACCAACGCAAGTCCTGCATGAGTCTTGAATTTGCTTATCAATGCGTCACCGATAGATATCGCCAAGTCTAAACAAGGCCATTTGCCGTGTAAATACGAGTATGTCACCGGTGCTACGGATATAGCATGGGAGTATCAAATATCAGAGTATCAccgggggggggggggcGTTATCCAACTTGAACCTAATGTCCCTCATAAAAGAGAATGTATATCATTAATTCCTTTCTACTCATTCCTATTATTCACGGCCCTGGTAATGTGATCTAGGCTGTTGATTCAACCATTGTCGAAACGCAATGCTGATGCTATCGTACCACGGCTCCCTTGGACTGATTGGTTGCAGAGCCAGGACCGAAGAACGAATAACTGCGCTTTCAATTATGTGTTGCTTCATGCAGTCTCCGTGCTACCTTGGCACATGCCGTCTTCATTCAATCTCATGTTGTGGAACTTAGTGCACAGCATTCATCATAAAACCGCTAATGGTAAATGAGCTCCTGATAACAACATCAAATGACGAGAAAAAGTCGCCTCACCTTGAGCTCCCAAACTCCATAACTAGTCAACCTCCGTGTATATCCAAAAACTctgaaaataaataataataacaaaGGCATTGGCTCATCTAGATGATGCATTATCACCAATGCCCCCCGGTGGATGGGATTGCTTGAGGCGCTGTGTGGGTGTAGCCTTGAACGTTCTCAAAGCATCCTCTTCTCATGGATAATAGCTGGCTAAAGCTCCATAGCCTTTGCCATCACTTCTTGGTTGCAAACTTCTGATGGATTGCGCGAATCTGCTCATCGACATTGACATTCTGGAGGTGATTGAGATGCGCTTGGCTCTTTCCCTCCAGATGTCCATCGAAGCTTTGGATAGCCGCCTTCTTTCGCCTGGCTTGTTCATCCTCCGAGAGGGCGTTTCCTGTCGCAGGATCAAAGACGTCGCTCCTCTGGCTAGCAAGTCGCTTCAGGTTGTTGGCTACATCAACATGGGCAATGTTGGACGTAGCGTAACGTGattctgccttggccttttgttCCTTCCAGCTTGGATCCAGGAGTTCAACTGAGTAGAGAGAAAGGTTAGCTGGTGTTCCAAGCTTAGCATTGTCTAGAGCTTTATAACTTACTTCGCATGTGTGCTTCGAGTTCGTTGAGGGGAATCTGCTGCTTGCAGTTGGGACACAGTGCCATCTGCGTTCCTTGCTTGGTTGCCGCCTTCTGTGCCGCCCGTGGCACGTAATTCTCCCTTATCTTCATAGGACCAAGGCCACCCCTAGCCTCTGAATGTGCCGCCTGCACACGAGCCTGTGCTTCAGATCTTTCTTGTATTCTCcgcagctcctcttcctcctgaGCAGAtggctgtggctgatgcACCTCGGCGCCATAAGCCGGTACAGGAGATGGCAactgtggctgctgctgctgttgctgctgttgtggTGCGTATCCTGTATGCACAGGGAGGGGAAATgaggctggaggagctgtttCTGTGGCTCCGTTGTACAGctcgtcctcttcgcctGGCATGGCCTCTTCGATTCGCAGGTTGGCACTGATGGATGCCTTGTTTCTGTCTTCCAACGAAGCATATTGCAGCTCACCCAGGGTAGTGGGAGGCGGCAGATTGGCACTCTCATCGGCGTCGGAAAACGTA
This genomic stretch from Trichoderma breve strain T069 chromosome 1, whole genome shotgun sequence harbors:
- a CDS encoding sugar transporter domain-containing protein, giving the protein MAPPTFAGLSGRPLSLAVSTIATTAFLLFGYDQGVMSGIISSPVFNDYFPATRDSTMQGLVTAIYEIGCLIGAVFILAVGDLLGRRRAIILGGIIMIFGTIIQVTPMRGHAQLAQFIIGRIVTGVGNGINTSTVPTYQAECSKTSNRGLLICIEGGIIAFGSLIAYWIDYGASYGPDDLVWRFPIAFQITFALLFSTAMIWLPDSPRWLLTHERYEEAERTIAALRGYEVDSPETKTERDIILDSIRASGFAGQKSTPVKALFTNGKTQHFRRMLLGASSQFMQQVGGCNAVIYYFPILFQNSIGESHNMAMLLGGVNMIVYSAFATVSWFIIERVGRRKLFLWGTAGQMLSMVLTFACLIPGNPNAAKGAAVGLFTYIASFGATWLPLPWLYPAEISPIKTRAKANAVSTCTNWLFNFFIVMITPIMINRIGWGTYLFFAVVNACFFPVLYFFYPETANRSLEEIDIIFAKGHVENMSYVKAAKELPYLSHAEVEEYALRYGLVDSASEGAAGKEEDRSSEKGSSSEKGSSRETEN
- a CDS encoding PX domain-containing protein; the encoded protein is MQSMPDTRQQSFDEIYGPPENFLEIEVRNPRTHGMGRSMYTDYEILCRTNIPAFKLRQSSVRRRYSDFEYFRDILERESARVTIPPLPGKVFTNRFSDDVIENRRAGLEKFLKIVVGHPLLQTGSKVLAAFVQDPNWDRNAW
- a CDS encoding pre-mRNA splicing factor PRP21 like protein domain-containing protein, with amino-acid sequence MAAEVANGNASNALDDIKAPAGVVLPPREIRNILEKTAGYVARNGSVFEDRIREKERQNPKFSFLSVDDAYHAYYQWRLSEIRSGRGTDIAAGRVGETITPVPEKPKGPPKPPDFQFCARMPHINQKDLDVIRLTALFVAKNGRQFMTQLAQREAGNPQFQFLIPNHTFHNFFQHIVDQYTLLLRASGLDGEGGKLQEERTAELQLNVKDKFHVLKRAKERAEYAKYQEAERKKREAEEEVEKAEFARIDWGDFVIVETITFSDADESANLPPPTTLGELQYASLEDRNKASISANLRIEEAMPGEEDELYNGATETAPPASFPLPVHTGYAPQQQQQQQQPQLPSPVPAYGAEVHQPQPSAQEEEELRRIQERSEAQARVQAAHSEARGGLGPMKIRENYVPRAAQKAATKQGTQMALCPNCKQQIPLNELEAHMRIELLDPSWKEQKAKAESRYATSNIAHVDVANNLKRLASQRSDVFDPATGNALSEDEQARRKKAAIQSFDGHLEGKSQAHLNHLQNVNVDEQIRAIHQKFATKK